A region of the Pseudomonas sp. A34-9 genome:
CGCGCCGACATCCACCACGCCGTCGCCTGCGGCGACACCGGGCAGCAGTAGTCGGCGCCCTCGGCAAAGGCTCGCATCAAGTCGCTCATGAAGGCCGAGCGCAAGCCGTTGGGTTCGCGCGGGCGCGCGACAATGCCCGGCAGGCGCACCGCACGGCTGTCGACCTCGCCACGCCGACCCAGATCAATCAGCGCGCGCTCGACCATCACCTTGTGTGTGCCGTACGACAATTGCGGGTGCAGTTCAGCCTGCTCGTTCATTTTCGCCGGCAGATCAGCGCCGTACACCGCAACGCTGCTGGCATACACCAGCACCGGTGGCCGCGCCTTGTTGCGCAGTTGATCAAGCAGTTCGAGGCTGGCCAGCAGGTTGACCTGATAACCCGATTCGTAATGCGCCTCCGCCGCTCCACCGGGGATGCTGACCAGGTGAAACACCACATCGATGCCATCGGCCAGAACCCGGCGCATCAACGCCGCATCCGTCACGCTGCCGCTGTGCCGACGCAGGCGCGGATCGTCTGGCAGGCCTTGGACGTCAGTGTCCAGCACCAGCAACGAACGAATGACTTGCCCGCGCAGACTGCCGCGCGCGAGCAGACAACGCAGCAGTTCGCGACCAACAAAGCCATTGGCTCCGGTAATCAGTACACGCATGGGCGTTCCTTAGCCGTGGGCCTTGACGACGCGTTGATCGATCGCACCAAACAGTGACTGACCATCGCTGCCGGTGACGTCCATGCGCACGCGATCGCCGAAACGCATGAAGCCTGTCACTGGCGCGCCCTGCTCGATCATCTCAATGGCCCGACGTTCGGCGATGCACGCCGAGCCGACGTTGCGCTCGGTATTCGACACCGTGCCGGAACCGATCAGCGTGCCGGCGCGCAAGCGACGGGTTAAGGCCGCGTGGGCGATCAGTTCGCCAAAATGAAAGTTCATCTGCGCGCCGTGCGGCTGGCCAAACCACTCGCCGTTCCACTGCACTTGCAGGGGCAAATTGACCCGGCCATCGCGCCAGGCTTCGCCGAGTTCATCCGGGGTAATGGCCAGCGGGGCAAAACTGGAGGACGGTTTGGCTTGCAGAAAACCGAACCCGGTGCGCATTTCCCGCGGTGCCAGCGCGCGCAGGCTGACATCGTTGATCTGCAGGATCAGCTTGATGTGCTGCAACGCGTTTTCCGCCGAACACCCCATCGGCACATCATCGACCAGCACGACAAATTCGCCTTCGAAATCGATGCCCTGGCTTTCGCTCGGCAGTTCGATGTCATCGCGGGCACCGATGAAGTCATCACCGGCGCCCTGGTACATCAACGGCGTACGGTCAGCGCCTTCGATCGGGTCGAGGTTGAACGCTTTCTGCATCAGTGCGCCGTGACTGAGAAACGCCGAACCGTCGCACCATTGATAAGCGCGCGGCAACGGCGCCATCGCTTGTACGGGATCGAAGGCGAATGCCTGGCGGCAATCTTGTTTTTCAAGCTCAAGCGACAGGGCCTGCAAACGCGGCTCGGCTTCGCGCCAGTTTTCGATGGCTTGCTGCAAGGTCGGCGCTACCGAACGGGCGTCCAGCGCCCGGGCCATGTCGCGCGAAACTACCACCAATTGGCCGTCACGGCTGCCATTTTTCAAGGTTGCGAGCTTCATGCCGTTTCTCCTGGGCAGTCTTGCGGTTCAGCGGCAAAACGCCCGTCAAGCAGGATAAACACCATGCGCGCCATGGCGTCCGTGCGGTTGCTCCACGCGTGATTGGTGCCGCGCTGAACCACCACATCGCCGCGTTTGAGGTGGATATCTTCATCGTCGAGCACCAGCCAGACTTCGCCTTCGGTGACGATGCCGTAATCGAGGGTCTCGGTGCGGTGCATCAGTTTGTGCCGCGAGTTCGCCTGGCCGGTGCCGGCATGCGCCTGGCCAATCTCGGCAAATGCGGCTGCAGCAGCGGCATCGCTGACCTGGTTTTGCACGCTGTCCGGCGGAATGTCGACGACACGAATCACGCTGCCCTGCGGGCCGGGGCTCAGCTGTAAAGGTTTGCTGGTTGGATCATCGGCATTGTCGAGCAGTGCCGGACTGCCGCTGCTGTTCCATATTTCATGAAACACCGTGCCTGGCACCGCTTGCAGTGCAAACACATTAGCGGTCGCTCCGTGACTGGCGACGACGGCGCGGCCGTGGCCGTCATGCCCGGTGACCACGCGTTTGAAAGGGGGAAGCGCTTGCATGGAAAATCCTCGTTCAATGGCCGTTGCCGATGGAGTCGTGACCGCCAACATGGGGGCGGGTCAATAGGCCACCGAGCTTCGGCACGGACAGACAAAACAGCGCCACGACCAGTTGCAGCCAACCGATCATGGCCAACGCTTGCGGCAACGCCGTGGAAGCCCCGGAGGTGATGGCGAGTACCACCAGCGGGCTGATGAACTCGCCGGCAAAAATCGCGGCGGTGAAGCACCCCGCCGCTCGCCCACGCTGAGCAAAACCGACTTGCGCCATGATCCAGGTGATCAACGTCGGCAACATCAGGCCGATGCCCAGACCGTTGACCAAGACCGCCACCACCACCTGCGCGTGGCTGCCGGCGGCGGCCATCAACAGGCCGCCGATGCCGGCCAGGCCATAGGCAATCAGCAACACATGCTGGCTGCGCAGACCGCTCAACAAGCGAAAACTCAAGGCCCCGGCGAGCACACCGAGTTGATTGGCACCCATGGTCATGCCGATCTGCTGCGGCGCATCCACGTGCAACAAATTGAGCAAGTAGCCGGCCTGCACCGGCACGATGAACAGGCTCAGGCCCGCGAGCAGCGACAATGCATACATGGGCGTGAGTGCCCGCCATGGAAATGCGCGCGGGGCTGGCACCGGCACCGTTGCCGCCAGTGGCGCGCGGGGTTGTGGTTCCCAGAGTTTCCATGCCATTAGCGGCAGGAAAATCAGCCCGACTGCGTACAACGCAAACGGGGTGCGCCAGTCGTCCTGGCCGAGGAATCCACCCAGCGCGATAAACACCGCAGCCGACAGTGACGTCGCGACCATCTGCAATGCAAACAGGCGTTCACGGCGTGCTCCGCTGTAGTAGTCGCCCATCAGTGTCGTGCAGCAGGTCATGATCCCCGCCTCTGCCAGACCGATACCGGCGCGGCTGGCGACAATGGCCGGCAGCGAATCCAGCCACAGCGGCAACACGCCGCAGAGCGTGTACAGCGCCATGCTCGTCAACAACAAAGGCTTGCGCCCGAGCCGATCAGCGATGACCCCGGCGAACGGCGCCAGTAATGCAATCACCAACGCCGGCAAGGTCAGCACGATCGGCACCAGCACCGTGCTGCCCGCGACCTCGGCAAAATGTGCCTGCATGCGCGGCAATACCGGCGCGAGCAATACCGCGCCGAGCACTGGCAGACAGCTGCCGAGCAGCAACAGCAACGATTGCGTCAAACCAGCGTGACGTCCGCTGTTTTCAAGTGAAGACTCAACGGCCATGACAGGTCTCCCGATGACGTGACTGATGAACATCTACTGCCACCGCTCGCGACGGCAGGCTCAGATTGATGGCCTCCTCCGGCGTTTCTGCGTCGGTGTTCGTGTGCCGTGCAGGCAAGAGGAAGTACGCCAGCGCCGGCAACAGCAGGAGCGCGCCGACCATGTTCCAGACGAACATGAATGCCAGCAGCACGCCCATGTCTGCCTGGAATTTGATCGGCGAGAAGATCCACGTCGCCACGCCAATGGCGAGTGTGATCCCGGTGAGCATCACCACTTTGCCGGTGGACACCAGGGCGCGGTAATAGGCTTCTGACAGGCTCGCGCCTTGGCGCAGATGGCCGAGCAGGATGCTCATCACATACAACGCATAGTCGACGCCAATGCCGACACCCAACGCGATCACCGGCAACGTCGCGACCTTCACGCCGATGTTCAGCCAGACCATCAACGCTTCGCAGAGGATCGAGGTGACCATCAGCGGAATCACCGCGCACAGCGTGGCGCGCCACGAGCGGAAGGTGATCAGGCACAGGACGATCACCGCCCCGTAGACCCAGAACAGCATCTCCCGATTGGCCTGCTTGACCACGATATTGGTCGCCGCTTCGATGCCGGCATTGCCCGCTGCCAGCAGGAACTGCACATCCTTGTCGTTATTGGCAGCGGCGAATTGCTCAACGTGCTCGACCAGCCGCGTCAGCGTTTCAGCCTTGTGGTCAGTGAGGTAGGCGTACAGCGTGAGCAGGCTGCAATCCTCGTTGTACAAACCACGCGGCGCACTGGCGGTGATCATGTTGAGCATCGCCTGATTGTTCTGCAGCTCGTACCACTTGGCGCTGCCTTCGCTGAGGCCGACCAGCATGCGCCGGTTGAGCAAGGCCAGCGAATTGGTCGAATCCACCCCCGGCAGTGCCCGCAGTTGCCAGTCCAGTGCATCAACCTTGGCGAGGATGTCGTAACGCGCACATTGCCCGGCCGGGGTCTTGACCATCACCGCGAACAAGTCACTGCTGGCGCCGTAATGCCGGGTCAGAAACGCATCATCCTGGTTGTAGCGTGAGTCGGCCCGCAGTTCCGGCGCGCCGGCATCCAGATCACCGATCTTCAATTGCAGGCTGACCACAAAACCCAATGCCGCCAACGCCAGGCTGATGGCAATGCACAGGCTGGCCCAGCGACGTCGGGTAAACAGATCGAGAAAGCGCCAGAAGCCATGACGCCGAGCGCCGGCCTGATCGTTCTGCTCGCTTTTGAGGCTCAATTGCGCCGCGCGCGGCGTTACGCCGACATAGGACAGCAACACCGGCAGCAGAATCAGGTTGGTGAAAATAAGTACTGCCACACCGATACTGGCGATCACGGCCAGATCCTGAATCACCTGGATCTTGATCAGCATCAGCACGGCAAAGCCCACTGCATCGCACAGCAATGCCGTCAGCCCGGCGAGAAACAGCCGTCGAAAAGTGAACCGTGCGGCAACCACCCGGTGCATGCCGCGACCGATGTCCTGCATGATGCCGTTCATTTTCTGCGCACCGTGGCTCATGCCGATGGCGAACACCAGAAACGGCACCAGCACCGAATACGGGTCCAGCTGATAGTCGAGCAACGGCAACAGGCCCAGTTGCCAGACCACCGCCACCAATGAGCAGAACACCACCAGCACCGTGCTGCGCAGGCAGCGTGTGTACCAGAACAGCACGGCGGTGGTGATCAGAATCGCGACAGCGAAGAACAACAGGATCTGCTTTAGCCCAGCAATCAGGTCGCCGACCTTTTTCGCGAAACCGGTGATGTGAATGTCGATCCTGTCGTTCTGGTACTCGCTGCGCAACGCCTCCAGTTGCTCGGACAGCACCGAGTAATTCAGCGCCTGGCCGTCGGCGGTCGTTGCCAGCAACGGCACGTAAATGATGCTCGAGGTTTGATCGAACGCTACCAGTTGGCCGAGCTCGTTGGAGCGCTGCACGTTGCGGCGCAAGGCCTCAAGACTGGCCGGCGTACCGGCATAATCGTCCGGAATTACCGGGCCGCCATCCAGGCCGTCTTCAGTCACAGCGACCCAACGTGTAGCGGGCGTCCACAGCGACTTCATGTAGGCGCGATCGACGCCGGGCAGCAGGTAAAGCTTGTCGCTCAACGCCTGCAAGGTTTTCAGATAATCAGCGTCGTAGATATCGCCTTGGCGATTGGCGACAACGATGCGCAAGGAGTTACCCAGACCGCTGAGCTGCTGTTGATGTTGCAGATAATTGGCGATGTAAGGTTGTTGCGTGGGAATCATCTTTTCGAAACTGGCGTTCAGCTCGACGCGCGTGGCCTGATAGCCCAAGAAGAGCGTGGTCACCAGGCACACCAGCAACACCCACAACCGGTGATTGAACAAAGTGCGTTCCACGACCGAGCCGGAGCGCGGGTCGAAACTCGCCAGGCTGGCCGTGGCGTTGTCGAATGGTTTCATAACCTCACTCCGAAGCTGTAACAGTGGGCGACGCCAGGCGCGTCAACCCGGTGAAACCGGCCAGCACCAGGCTGCCATCGGCGGCCTGCACGACGCTGGCAATCGGTTTGCCCAGCGGTTTGCCGAAAGGCTCCAGGGTTGGTGCATCGCCCGAGGTGCGAAACAACGCGCCGCCCTGATTGACCAACAACAACTGGCCGTCAGCGGTACGGATCGCATCACTGAAGGACACGGGCATCGGTACGGGCGCGGCCACGAAGCTGTTGCCGCCGTCGGTGGAAATAAACGCGTTACCTTTCAGTCCTGCTGCCAGCAGCGCGCCGTCATCGCGCAGTTGCAGGGCGAAGAAACTGCCGCTGTAGGGGCTGTCGAGTGCGACGAAGGATCGTCCACCGTCCTCGGAACGGGCGACATAGCCTTGCTCGCCGGCGACGAACCAACGCTCACCTTGTTGAGCGATGGCATACAGGTGCGCCCCCATCGGATTGTCGATATGGCCCATCAGCGACTGCCAACTCACGCCGCCGTCTTCGGTGGTAAACGCGAGGCCGTAGGCGCCGACGATCAGGCCGTGACGCGCATCGGTGAACTTGAGGCTCAGAAACGGTTTGTCCGCGCCTTCGCTGACCATCCGTTCGGCGGTTTGCACACGTGCCGCCGCTGCGTCGGGGTCAATCGCTGTCGGCAGTTGCTCGCGTGCGGCGCGCAATTCCAGTTGCGTAGCGCGGTTGCCGTCCAGCTGCAACGCCCAGTTTTCGCCAGCGTCGTGGGTGACCAGCACCGCACCGGCATGGCCGACCGCCCAGCCCGTGTTGGCATCGACAAATTGCACCGCCGTGAGACTGACGGACACCGGCACCTGCGCCTGCCGCCAATTGAGACCGTTGTCATCGGAGAGCAAGACAATGCCGCGTTCGCCGACCGCCACCAACCGCGCACCTGCCCGCGCCAGATCAAGCAAGACCGCTTGCCGGGCCTGCGGCGCGCGCATCGCCGGAGTGTTCAATACATCCCCGACGGCAGCGGCCTGAGCCTGGCTCACGGGTAATACGCAAGGCAGCGCCAGCAGCGCTAACAACCGCCCGAGCACCTGACAGATTCTGTTCATACCGACCTCGAAACCACCTGTGAAACCGGATCGCCACAGCGTGTGGCGATCCGGTCCGATTCAACGAACCCCGGCACCCGCCATTGCTGCTGGCGAGAATTCCGACGCCTTGTAGCGATCGACCACGCCGTACTGCTCAGGCAACCCGGTGTAGACGTTCTGGATAAACCAGGCGCCGGAGGTCAGGTCGTAGAAACCCGAAGACAGTTGCGCTTGTGCTGGCAGATCCGGCAGCACGGCCGGCAGCGACCACAAGGTCTTGGCGAGCTGGCCGTTGGCGTCCCAGCGATCGCCGAGCATGGCTTGCCAGGTATCTTCGTCGAGGTAGTAACGGCCCTTCGGCAGTTGATGACGCTTGCCCGGTGCGAGTTCGGCCTCCACCACCCACACGCGATGCAATTCCCAGCGCACGTAATCAGGATTCATGTGGTGGGCCAGAAACAGGTCTTCCGGTTTGCCTGCCGTCAGGACTTTGTTGGTGTTGTAGGGGATATACATTTCCTGCTTGCCGACCAGTTTCCAGTCGAAGCGATCGATGCGCCCCTGGAACACGCTCAACTCATCGAACGACATCACCCCGGCGGTTGCCGGCGTCGGTGTGTCGCAGCAGGCATTCGGCAACTTGCGCACGCGGCGCTGGCCGGTCAGGTAAACGTGCGCCTGGGACTTGTCGCCGTTGATATTGGTGCGCCCCATGATTTGCTCACCCGCACGCAACGGCGGGCCGACGTTAAGCAGGCGGAACAACCAGTAATCACCGGCGAAACTTTCCGGCGTGCCGTCCTGGTAGTAATACGGCATGTCCTGAATCGCCTGGCCGTCGGTGGTCAGCACCTGTTTGCCGTCTGCAGTCATCAGGTAATGACGAAAGTGCATGGCGAGTGACGTGCCGCGCCAATTCAGGATGTGGTTCCACATGGCTTCGGCGCCGTTATGCGGAATCGGGAAGGGAATACCGCCAAACGCACCTTCGGGCACCGGTCCAGCGCTGCTGTCGACCAGTTTGGCGCGGGTAGCATTTTTCAGGGTGTTGTCATACACCCATTGCGGTGCGGCGGCCGAGCGACGGGTCGGATAGACATCGATACGATAGGTGTCGGGAAAGCGTTTGAACATCTCCTTGGTGCCATCGCTGAGCTTGCCGGCGTATTGCGCCAGATTCTTCGAGGTGATGCTGAACAGCGGTTTGTCGGCCGCAAACGGATCGCCGCGCTTGCCGCCCGGTTTATACGCCGGGTCAACTTTGGTGTAACCGCCCTGCCAGGCTGGAATGCTGCCGTCGGCATTGCCTGCACGCTCGGCACCCAGTGGCGTGAGACTGCTCGACAGTTTGGCCGCCTCTTCTGCGGTGGCCGCAGTCGCAACCTGGCTCAGGACGGTCAGCGTTCCGAACAAGGCAAAGCACAAGGCCGTAAGGCGCGGGACACGATTATGGTGGTGAGAAGTCATGCGCAAGTCCTCTTAAAACGTGGTCTTGACGGAGAAGGCGAGGTAATCCCGATCCTTCAGCGATTGCTTGAAATTGAACTGGCTGAGGCCGTTGAGGTTGGTGTCCTCGGGGCCGTAGTAATGCGTGTAGGTAAGACCGGCCGTGACGCGATCGAGGTAAGTGGCGGTGATGCCGATGTTGATGTCGCCACCCTTGTCCGGGCCGAACGAGCTGACCACCGCTGATTTGCCCAGCGGGAAGTAACTGACGCCGACCGGAATGCTGATATCGATGCCGGAGAAGAACTGGCGGTAGGTCGGCGTGTAGACAAATTTGAAACCCAGGCCGTCATCGGTGGCGTTCGGGTCCAGTGCGGCGCGATTTTTGGTGACGCTGAGCAGGCGATTCCACGCCACTTCGCCGACCAGTCCGGACTCTCGGGCGATGAAGTTCGGGCCAAACGAAGCCAACACGTTCAGGTTGACGTGAGCGGTGCGCCCGACCGCATAGAGCGCGTCATCATCGTTGTCGGCAATGACGCCGGGCAGTACGGTCTGACCATTCGAGACCAGCGGCATGTTCCAGCGCATCGACGCTTCACCGGCGAAGCTGTACTCGTCCACCGTGGTGGAAAAGCTTGCGCCCAGCGCGCGAATATCTTCGGGGTAAACCCAGTAGTACTCGCCGATCTGCCCGGTGCTGAAGTTCGGCGCTGCCGTCGACGGTTTCAGGTACAGCTTCGGCGTCTTGTCGTGGTACTGGATGGCGTAAAGGCCGTACTCGACGGTCTCAGCGCTGTATTTCAGTTGCAAACCGCCCTGCCCCGAACTGCGTGCTTCCTTATCATTACCGTGGAAAAACGCGGCGGGACTGGCCGGGTTACCGCCGAGGAATGCCGGAAACGGCGCACCGACGATCAAGCGCTCATTGCCTTCGCCAATGTTGTCGCTGGTGGAGAAATAACTGCCAGCGGCGGGCAGACGTGTTTCTTCCCACTCGAGCTGGTAGTAAGCACCGAGCGATACGTCGTCAGTCAGTTGGAACGTGCCAGACAGTTGATTGACCGGACGGGTGATTTCCTTGAACTGCGTGTTAGGCACCGACTGGGCCTTGACCACGTCGACCGGGGCCATGCCACCGGCAATGCCGTTGGCGCCGAAGAACAGGCTTTCGCCCCAGATCAGGCCATGACGGCCGGCGCGCACCGACGTTGCGCGGTCGGCCAGTTCGCCGTTCCAGTAGACGAACGCGTCGAGGATTTCGCCGTCACCGCCGTGCAAATGACGGGTGTCGTCGGTGAACTCGTCGTAGCCGACCGAACGCGCGTTGGCGCGGGACGGATCGTTATTGTCGTTGTTGCCCTGGTACTCGCTGTCGTACCACGCTGCGCCGCTCAAACGTGCGCCGAAGTCCTGAAACGACAGATCCAGCTCCGAGAGGATATCGGTGCGATTGGAGATCAGGCCTTTTTTGAACGCACGATCGCCATCGTCCTGATTGAGCGCCACCTGACCCTCGGTCAACTTGCTGCTCGGATTCTGCGTGCGCCAGGCAGCGCTGTACTTGATCGTGTTGTCCCAGCGCAACTTGAAATCCGGGTTGCCGGTATCGATGTCGAAAGCGTGAGCGGCCTGACTGCACAGCACCAGCAGCGCAGCAACGCTCAAACCGAAGGGTGCAGACGAGCAGACCGGGCGACGCGCGAGCGCCGCAGTCGTAGAACTAACCATCGCGTTAACCTCTTGTTTTTATAGTGGTAACTGCTGTGGATGAGTCGCAGGTGTGGCTTAGATTGGCTCGGCTGTGCGCGCGAGCATTTGCTTGACCAGGCCAATGCGATCGAAGGCGCGGTCGTGCTGCATCTCCTTGTCGCCGGCCAGCACCGAGCTTTCGCTGATGTATTTGCAACGTTCGAAGCGCCGCGCCATGAAGCGCTGCAACTGCTGCTCGACGCTGCTGGTGGCGGACTGCTCGTGAGTGAGCTCTTCGCTGAGCACAATTGCGTCTTCGATGGCCATGCCGGCGCCTTGACCGAGGTGCGGCGTGGTCGCGTGGGCCGCATCGCCAATCAGCAGGACGCGTCCGCGATGCCACGGCTCATCGACAAACACCACTTCCATTGGCTTGTAGACGACCTGGCTGTTGTCCGTGATTTGCTCGCGCAGTTCGCCGATCAGACCGGTAAAGCCTTGCAGGCGCTGGCGCATCTGCGCAGCCAGATCGGCAGGATCCATCCACGGATTGGCGGGCTCGTGGGACGTCAGAAACAGGTACATCAAGTCGCCGGCCAAAGGCACCAGCCCGGCGTTGCCGTCAGTGCTTTGATAGTTGGCCAAATGGTCGATTTGTGGCGCGCGG
Encoded here:
- a CDS encoding MMPL family transporter, which codes for MKPFDNATASLASFDPRSGSVVERTLFNHRLWVLLVCLVTTLFLGYQATRVELNASFEKMIPTQQPYIANYLQHQQQLSGLGNSLRIVVANRQGDIYDADYLKTLQALSDKLYLLPGVDRAYMKSLWTPATRWVAVTEDGLDGGPVIPDDYAGTPASLEALRRNVQRSNELGQLVAFDQTSSIIYVPLLATTADGQALNYSVLSEQLEALRSEYQNDRIDIHITGFAKKVGDLIAGLKQILLFFAVAILITTAVLFWYTRCLRSTVLVVFCSLVAVVWQLGLLPLLDYQLDPYSVLVPFLVFAIGMSHGAQKMNGIMQDIGRGMHRVVAARFTFRRLFLAGLTALLCDAVGFAVLMLIKIQVIQDLAVIASIGVAVLIFTNLILLPVLLSYVGVTPRAAQLSLKSEQNDQAGARRHGFWRFLDLFTRRRWASLCIAISLALAALGFVVSLQLKIGDLDAGAPELRADSRYNQDDAFLTRHYGASSDLFAVMVKTPAGQCARYDILAKVDALDWQLRALPGVDSTNSLALLNRRMLVGLSEGSAKWYELQNNQAMLNMITASAPRGLYNEDCSLLTLYAYLTDHKAETLTRLVEHVEQFAAANNDKDVQFLLAAGNAGIEAATNIVVKQANREMLFWVYGAVIVLCLITFRSWRATLCAVIPLMVTSILCEALMVWLNIGVKVATLPVIALGVGIGVDYALYVMSILLGHLRQGASLSEAYYRALVSTGKVVMLTGITLAIGVATWIFSPIKFQADMGVLLAFMFVWNMVGALLLLPALAYFLLPARHTNTDAETPEEAINLSLPSRAVAVDVHQSRHRETCHGR
- a CDS encoding fumarylacetoacetate hydrolase family protein, which encodes MKLATLKNGSRDGQLVVVSRDMARALDARSVAPTLQQAIENWREAEPRLQALSLELEKQDCRQAFAFDPVQAMAPLPRAYQWCDGSAFLSHGALMQKAFNLDPIEGADRTPLMYQGAGDDFIGARDDIELPSESQGIDFEGEFVVLVDDVPMGCSAENALQHIKLILQINDVSLRALAPREMRTGFGFLQAKPSSSFAPLAITPDELGEAWRDGRVNLPLQVQWNGEWFGQPHGAQMNFHFGELIAHAALTRRLRAGTLIGSGTVSNTERNVGSACIAERRAIEMIEQGAPVTGFMRFGDRVRMDVTGSDGQSLFGAIDQRVVKAHG
- a CDS encoding MFS transporter, coding for MAVESSLENSGRHAGLTQSLLLLLGSCLPVLGAVLLAPVLPRMQAHFAEVAGSTVLVPIVLTLPALVIALLAPFAGVIADRLGRKPLLLTSMALYTLCGVLPLWLDSLPAIVASRAGIGLAEAGIMTCCTTLMGDYYSGARRERLFALQMVATSLSAAVFIALGGFLGQDDWRTPFALYAVGLIFLPLMAWKLWEPQPRAPLAATVPVPAPRAFPWRALTPMYALSLLAGLSLFIVPVQAGYLLNLLHVDAPQQIGMTMGANQLGVLAGALSFRLLSGLRSQHVLLIAYGLAGIGGLLMAAAGSHAQVVVAVLVNGLGIGLMLPTLITWIMAQVGFAQRGRAAGCFTAAIFAGEFISPLVVLAITSGASTALPQALAMIGWLQLVVALFCLSVPKLGGLLTRPHVGGHDSIGNGH
- a CDS encoding NAD-dependent epimerase/dehydratase family protein encodes the protein MRVLITGANGFVGRELLRCLLARGSLRGQVIRSLLVLDTDVQGLPDDPRLRRHSGSVTDAALMRRVLADGIDVVFHLVSIPGGAAEAHYESGYQVNLLASLELLDQLRNKARPPVLVYASSVAVYGADLPAKMNEQAELHPQLSYGTHKVMVERALIDLGRRGEVDSRAVRLPGIVARPREPNGLRSAFMSDLMRAFAEGADYCCPVSPQATAWWMSARCCVNNLIHAAELDDAVAQQRVWQLPVLHLSIAQVIDALAAIYGEQRRAFISFAADLDLENLFGRMPPLKTPQARAAGFGHDGNVATLIRNALNPAPYRPLPLNGDMSHVTANPA
- a CDS encoding YCF48-related protein codes for the protein MNRICQVLGRLLALLALPCVLPVSQAQAAAVGDVLNTPAMRAPQARQAVLLDLARAGARLVAVGERGIVLLSDDNGLNWRQAQVPVSVSLTAVQFVDANTGWAVGHAGAVLVTHDAGENWALQLDGNRATQLELRAAREQLPTAIDPDAAAARVQTAERMVSEGADKPFLSLKFTDARHGLIVGAYGLAFTTEDGGVSWQSLMGHIDNPMGAHLYAIAQQGERWFVAGEQGYVARSEDGGRSFVALDSPYSGSFFALQLRDDGALLAAGLKGNAFISTDGGNSFVAAPVPMPVSFSDAIRTADGQLLLVNQGGALFRTSGDAPTLEPFGKPLGKPIASVVQAADGSLVLAGFTGLTRLASPTVTASE
- a CDS encoding DUF1329 domain-containing protein; the protein is MTSHHHNRVPRLTALCFALFGTLTVLSQVATAATAEEAAKLSSSLTPLGAERAGNADGSIPAWQGGYTKVDPAYKPGGKRGDPFAADKPLFSITSKNLAQYAGKLSDGTKEMFKRFPDTYRIDVYPTRRSAAAPQWVYDNTLKNATRAKLVDSSAGPVPEGAFGGIPFPIPHNGAEAMWNHILNWRGTSLAMHFRHYLMTADGKQVLTTDGQAIQDMPYYYQDGTPESFAGDYWLFRLLNVGPPLRAGEQIMGRTNINGDKSQAHVYLTGQRRVRKLPNACCDTPTPATAGVMSFDELSVFQGRIDRFDWKLVGKQEMYIPYNTNKVLTAGKPEDLFLAHHMNPDYVRWELHRVWVVEAELAPGKRHQLPKGRYYLDEDTWQAMLGDRWDANGQLAKTLWSLPAVLPDLPAQAQLSSGFYDLTSGAWFIQNVYTGLPEQYGVVDRYKASEFSPAAMAGAGVR
- a CDS encoding FAD-dependent oxidoreductase, translating into MSAVNNVLIVGGGIGGLCAAIALRRKGIEVDLIELKSEWTVYGVGIIQQSNVVREMAKLGVLDGYLDAAYAFEDVAIYGPGGQQLARIPGQRLAGPQYPANVGISRLALHKVLSETALQLGANVRLGLSVETLNDNGAEVDVLFTDGSRGSYDLVVGADGLFSKVRSLVFGDAYTPRFTGQSVWRYNFPRAPQIDHLANYQSTDGNAGLVPLAGDLMYLFLTSHEPANPWMDPADLAAQMRQRLQGFTGLIGELREQITDNSQVVYKPMEVVFVDEPWHRGRVLLIGDAAHATTPHLGQGAGMAIEDAIVLSEELTHEQSATSSVEQQLQRFMARRFERCKYISESSVLAGDKEMQHDRAFDRIGLVKQMLARTAEPI
- a CDS encoding DUF1302 domain-containing protein → MVSSTTAALARRPVCSSAPFGLSVAALLVLCSQAAHAFDIDTGNPDFKLRWDNTIKYSAAWRTQNPSSKLTEGQVALNQDDGDRAFKKGLISNRTDILSELDLSFQDFGARLSGAAWYDSEYQGNNDNNDPSRANARSVGYDEFTDDTRHLHGGDGEILDAFVYWNGELADRATSVRAGRHGLIWGESLFFGANGIAGGMAPVDVVKAQSVPNTQFKEITRPVNQLSGTFQLTDDVSLGAYYQLEWEETRLPAAGSYFSTSDNIGEGNERLIVGAPFPAFLGGNPASPAAFFHGNDKEARSSGQGGLQLKYSAETVEYGLYAIQYHDKTPKLYLKPSTAAPNFSTGQIGEYYWVYPEDIRALGASFSTTVDEYSFAGEASMRWNMPLVSNGQTVLPGVIADNDDDALYAVGRTAHVNLNVLASFGPNFIARESGLVGEVAWNRLLSVTKNRAALDPNATDDGLGFKFVYTPTYRQFFSGIDISIPVGVSYFPLGKSAVVSSFGPDKGGDINIGITATYLDRVTAGLTYTHYYGPEDTNLNGLSQFNFKQSLKDRDYLAFSVKTTF
- a CDS encoding cupin domain-containing protein — encoded protein: MQALPPFKRVVTGHDGHGRAVVASHGATANVFALQAVPGTVFHEIWNSSGSPALLDNADDPTSKPLQLSPGPQGSVIRVVDIPPDSVQNQVSDAAAAAAFAEIGQAHAGTGQANSRHKLMHRTETLDYGIVTEGEVWLVLDDEDIHLKRGDVVVQRGTNHAWSNRTDAMARMVFILLDGRFAAEPQDCPGETA